From Pseudodesulfovibrio sp. S3, one genomic window encodes:
- a CDS encoding response regulator — protein MKDKKDIGTGGTSDGQADPVRSGVPVFEPNLPFSDGFHYVSSRSKTTTWGLSRLGRRFLAADMITRFRVLAVDHDEYMLTFYRDILCYEVEEPSALEALFCDDARLPSREEIDEDAGKPVFEIDFATVGDEAKEAMSSALEIACPFAIALIDIHLSDDGKSLAGLDLAKEIRAMDPNIEIVLFSSSHTVPLKEINKRVQPPEKLLFIQKPFRSPELKQIVLSLGSKWDAQNRLRDLNETLAVKVEARTSELNAANRRLRLDISKRAAVLRELQASEQRYRLLFEKNVTGNFAADRDGLILECNVAFADLFHFISPQDAYGSNIFDLWDQAGASESLSDLVSGAGRLANHEVVFSQGMLRRHLLVSCDTVTDSDGNVEELRGYLFDISEPKRLEEQLRQSQKMEALGTLAGGIAHDFNNILGVILGYAEIIESSAEPDSGLDRRIGEISRAGRRARDLVTQILNFSRQGPQERHAMTLTPLIKEALKLLRASVPTNVEIISRMETDQDHVMADPTQIHQIMLNLCGNASYAMQESGGTLTVTLADVSPDDAVIPPEDLGRAERFVRLTVSDTGPGIDPDVVDRVFDPFFTTKKQGEGTGMGLAMVHGIVKRHDGYLDLVNLPGQGATFHVFLPRSSQVERGDLEMPTELVFREGRILFVDDEKPLVDIGREILESCGFEVVTRTSSIEALEAFKFKATDFDLIVTDQTMPNMTGMEFAREVLKIRPDIPIILCTGFSDAVSYDRLRDIGIGDFIMKPILKNDLVASISRLLSQK, from the coding sequence ATGAAAGACAAGAAGGATATCGGCACCGGCGGTACCTCGGACGGACAGGCTGACCCTGTCCGTTCCGGGGTGCCTGTGTTTGAACCGAACCTTCCCTTTTCCGATGGATTTCATTATGTTTCCTCGCGGAGTAAGACAACGACCTGGGGCTTGAGCCGATTAGGGAGACGCTTCTTGGCAGCCGATATGATCACGCGTTTTCGCGTTCTTGCCGTGGATCACGACGAGTATATGCTCACGTTTTATCGCGATATCCTCTGCTATGAAGTCGAGGAGCCGTCCGCGCTGGAAGCGCTGTTCTGTGATGATGCAAGGCTCCCGTCCAGGGAGGAGATCGATGAGGACGCCGGCAAGCCTGTGTTTGAGATCGATTTTGCGACTGTCGGGGATGAAGCCAAGGAGGCCATGTCCAGTGCCCTTGAGATCGCTTGTCCCTTTGCCATTGCCCTTATCGACATTCACCTGTCCGATGATGGCAAATCCCTGGCCGGACTGGATCTTGCCAAGGAAATCCGGGCCATGGACCCGAATATCGAGATCGTGCTCTTTTCGTCCAGTCATACCGTGCCCCTGAAGGAGATCAACAAGCGCGTTCAGCCGCCCGAAAAGCTGTTGTTCATCCAGAAACCCTTTCGCTCACCCGAACTCAAGCAGATTGTCCTGTCGCTCGGGTCCAAGTGGGATGCCCAGAACCGGCTGCGCGACCTCAATGAAACCCTGGCCGTCAAGGTCGAGGCCCGCACCAGTGAGCTCAATGCGGCCAACCGTCGGCTGCGGCTCGATATCTCCAAACGCGCCGCCGTGTTGCGTGAACTTCAGGCCAGCGAGCAGCGCTACAGGCTGCTCTTTGAAAAAAACGTTACCGGCAACTTTGCGGCAGACAGGGACGGGCTCATCCTGGAGTGCAACGTGGCCTTTGCCGATCTGTTCCATTTCATCTCGCCACAGGATGCGTACGGTTCAAACATCTTCGATCTGTGGGATCAGGCAGGGGCTTCGGAATCCTTGAGTGATCTTGTGTCCGGTGCCGGACGCCTGGCCAATCATGAAGTGGTTTTTTCCCAAGGCATGCTTCGGCGGCACCTGCTCGTCAGTTGCGATACGGTGACCGATTCCGATGGAAATGTGGAGGAGTTGCGCGGCTATCTTTTTGATATTTCTGAGCCGAAGCGACTGGAGGAGCAGCTTCGTCAGTCCCAAAAGATGGAAGCACTGGGAACCCTGGCTGGCGGTATCGCCCACGATTTCAACAACATTCTGGGCGTCATTCTCGGCTACGCCGAGATCATCGAGTCCAGTGCCGAGCCCGACTCCGGTCTGGACCGTCGCATCGGGGAGATTTCCCGTGCGGGCCGCCGTGCCCGTGATCTGGTCACCCAGATCCTCAATTTTTCCCGGCAGGGTCCGCAGGAGCGGCATGCCATGACGCTCACGCCGCTCATCAAGGAAGCCCTCAAGCTGCTCAGGGCCAGCGTGCCCACCAATGTCGAGATCATCTCCCGCATGGAGACCGACCAGGACCATGTCATGGCCGACCCGACGCAGATACATCAGATTATGCTCAATCTGTGCGGCAACGCGTCTTACGCCATGCAGGAAAGCGGCGGCACCCTTACCGTCACTTTGGCCGACGTTTCCCCGGACGATGCTGTCATCCCGCCGGAAGATCTCGGCAGGGCGGAACGGTTTGTGCGCCTGACCGTGTCCGATACCGGTCCCGGCATTGATCCCGACGTGGTCGACCGGGTGTTCGATCCCTTCTTCACGACCAAGAAGCAGGGCGAGGGAACGGGCATGGGGCTGGCCATGGTGCATGGCATCGTCAAGCGGCACGACGGGTATCTGGATCTGGTGAATCTTCCGGGGCAGGGGGCCACCTTCCATGTCTTCTTACCCAGGAGTTCTCAAGTGGAGCGTGGAGACCTGGAGATGCCCACGGAACTCGTGTTTCGCGAAGGACGTATCCTGTTTGTGGACGACGAAAAGCCTCTCGTCGATATCGGGCGGGAGATTCTCGAATCCTGTGGTTTCGAGGTCGTCACCCGAACATCCAGCATCGAGGCCCTGGAAGCATTCAAGTTCAAGGCCACGGATTTCGATCTGATCGTCACTGATCAGACCATGCCCAACATGACCGGCATGGAGTTCGCCCGCGAGGTGCTCAAGATTCGGCCGGATATCCCAATTATCCTGTGTACGGGGTTTTCGGATGCCGTTTCCTACGACCGGTTGCGCGACATCGGCATCGGCGATTTCATCATGAAACCGATTCTGAAGAACGACCTCGTGGCCTCCATCAGCCGTTTGCTTTCCCAAAAATAG
- a CDS encoding glycerophosphodiester phosphodiesterase family protein — protein MRLRFAFIVGMVAVCLMGGSLVASAGDAVQLGPRPFYLVDNMDDGPLKDSLKMCADGPFKKTDFSIGHRGAPMQFPEHTRESYEAAARMGAGVLECDVAFTKDRQLVCRHSQCDLATTTDILAIPELAAKCSKPFRPARIDAATGKVLEPATAMCCTSDLTVEEFKRLKGKMDASDPAATTVEAFMKGTPAWRTDLYTATGTVLTHAESIELFKKLGVKMTPELKTPSVDMPYQGDYTQEKYAQQMIDEYKAAGVDASMVYAQSFKLDDILYWLRNEPEFGRQAVFLDEDGLEGFDNNKPETWSPTIDELKAEGVKIVAPPLWFLVTVENGKIRPSEYARQAKAAGLGIITWSLERSGLLADGGGWYYQSIKDVIRKPGDMMTLVDVLAQQVGVIGIFSDWPATVTYYANCKGL, from the coding sequence ATGCGTTTGCGTTTTGCTTTCATTGTGGGGATGGTTGCTGTCTGCCTGATGGGCGGCTCCCTTGTGGCGTCCGCTGGTGACGCTGTCCAGCTCGGCCCCAGGCCTTTTTATCTTGTGGACAACATGGATGACGGGCCGCTGAAGGATTCCCTCAAGATGTGTGCGGACGGGCCGTTCAAGAAGACCGACTTTTCCATCGGCCATCGGGGTGCGCCCATGCAGTTCCCGGAGCATACCCGCGAGAGTTACGAGGCCGCCGCCCGTATGGGCGCCGGTGTGCTCGAATGCGATGTGGCCTTTACCAAGGATCGCCAGTTGGTCTGCCGCCATTCCCAGTGTGATCTGGCCACTACCACCGATATCCTGGCCATCCCCGAATTGGCCGCCAAGTGCTCCAAGCCGTTCCGGCCCGCCAGGATCGACGCCGCCACCGGCAAGGTACTGGAACCAGCCACCGCCATGTGCTGCACCAGCGACCTGACTGTGGAAGAGTTCAAGCGGCTCAAGGGCAAAATGGACGCTTCCGATCCAGCCGCCACCACGGTCGAGGCGTTCATGAAAGGCACGCCTGCCTGGCGCACCGATCTGTATACGGCCACCGGCACCGTGCTTACCCACGCCGAGTCCATTGAACTGTTCAAGAAGCTGGGGGTGAAGATGACGCCTGAACTGAAGACTCCCAGCGTGGACATGCCCTACCAGGGCGATTACACGCAGGAAAAATACGCCCAGCAGATGATTGACGAGTACAAGGCCGCAGGCGTGGATGCATCCATGGTCTATGCCCAGTCCTTCAAGTTGGATGACATCCTGTACTGGCTCAGGAACGAGCCAGAGTTCGGCAGACAGGCCGTGTTCCTTGATGAGGATGGGCTTGAGGGTTTTGACAACAACAAGCCAGAGACATGGTCTCCGACCATCGACGAGCTCAAGGCCGAGGGCGTGAAGATCGTGGCTCCGCCCCTGTGGTTTCTGGTCACTGTCGAGAACGGCAAGATCAGGCCTTCGGAGTACGCCAGGCAGGCCAAGGCCGCCGGTCTGGGTATCATCACATGGTCGCTGGAGCGGTCCGGCCTGCTGGCCGACGGCGGCGGGTGGTACTACCAGTCGATCAAGGACGTGATCCGCAAGCCCGGCGACATGATGACCCTGGTGGACGTGCTGGCCCAGCAGGTGGGGGTCATCGGGATATTCAGCGACTGGCCCGCCACCGTGACCTACTACGCCAACTGTAAGGGGCTGTAA
- a CDS encoding HD-GYP domain-containing protein, translated as MVDKNTPEYRISVDQLRPGVFIRLEKTGWFDHPFLFSNFKIKDFDQIALIKRLGITHVLCIPEKSDVLPASPQVEEKPDALPKEKQLSQEVIDHLWVIKKERTRRLKEKKEQIALCEKRFNICIKAFKGILKGVLSGNVESSEAAVEFVDRLSNYFLGDKESTLHLMNVMDKAESSYSHPMNVAVLSLIVGKEAGLDKTEMTTLGLGALFHDIGKDRIPKMLLKKKSELTRPEQDIIEQHPLFGAGLLDKIDIFPKKVGQIVAQHHERMDGSGYPEGLKGNEIDRLARIMAIANAYDNHCNHDDPMESLTPYLALSYLFGQQKHLFDVEALALLIRCLGVYPPGTVVEITNGEVGMVMAVNPKNQLNPSIMLYDPNVPKKEALIVDLADEPDLRVEKSIRLAQLSREMYEYLSPRTRITYFVDPTL; from the coding sequence ATGGTGGATAAAAACACTCCTGAATACCGCATATCCGTGGACCAGCTCCGACCCGGCGTCTTCATTCGGCTCGAAAAAACCGGCTGGTTCGACCACCCTTTCCTGTTCAGCAATTTCAAAATTAAAGACTTCGACCAGATAGCCCTGATCAAAAGGCTGGGCATCACGCATGTTCTCTGCATTCCTGAAAAATCAGATGTCCTGCCCGCCAGTCCCCAGGTGGAAGAAAAGCCCGATGCACTGCCAAAGGAAAAACAACTTTCCCAGGAAGTCATTGACCACTTATGGGTAATTAAAAAGGAACGGACCCGACGCCTCAAGGAAAAAAAAGAGCAGATCGCCCTGTGCGAAAAACGGTTCAACATCTGCATCAAGGCTTTCAAAGGCATCCTCAAGGGGGTGCTCAGCGGTAACGTCGAGTCGTCGGAAGCCGCTGTGGAATTCGTCGACAGGCTCTCGAACTATTTCCTGGGAGACAAGGAATCCACCCTGCATCTCATGAACGTCATGGACAAGGCGGAATCGAGCTATTCCCATCCCATGAACGTGGCCGTCCTTTCCCTGATCGTGGGCAAGGAGGCCGGCCTGGACAAGACCGAAATGACCACGCTCGGATTGGGAGCCCTGTTCCATGACATCGGCAAGGATCGCATCCCCAAGATGCTCCTGAAAAAAAAGAGCGAACTGACCCGCCCCGAACAGGACATTATTGAACAACACCCTTTGTTCGGCGCAGGCCTGCTGGACAAGATCGACATCTTCCCCAAAAAGGTCGGCCAGATCGTGGCCCAGCATCATGAGCGCATGGACGGTTCGGGATACCCTGAAGGATTGAAGGGAAACGAAATTGACCGCCTGGCCCGGATCATGGCCATTGCCAACGCCTACGACAACCATTGCAACCATGACGACCCCATGGAGTCGCTGACTCCGTACCTGGCCCTGTCCTACCTGTTCGGCCAGCAAAAACACCTCTTTGACGTGGAGGCCCTCGCCCTGCTCATCCGCTGTCTCGGCGTGTACCCGCCCGGAACCGTCGTAGAAATTACCAACGGCGAAGTCGGCATGGTCATGGCAGTGAATCCGAAGAACCAACTCAATCCAAGCATCATGCTCTACGATCCGAACGTTCCCAAGAAGGAAGCCCTCATCGTGGACCTGGCGGACGAGCCTGACCTGCGAGTGGAAAAATCCATCCGACTGGCCCAACTCTCCAGGGAAATGTACGAATATCTTTCGCCGAGGACACGAATCACCTATTTCGTGGACCCTACCCTCTAG
- a CDS encoding DUF2721 domain-containing protein has protein sequence MQMTVTTPALLFPAISLFMLAFTNRFLSLGGRIRSLHDQYMKSGDAGIRAQIENLRVRVHMIRHMQGYGVMSMLACIFSMVCIFQEWLLAGQILFGLSLIFLIISLVYSFMEIRISIKALDILLKDMEQ, from the coding sequence ATGCAAATGACCGTCACGACCCCGGCCCTGCTTTTCCCGGCCATCTCGCTCTTCATGCTTGCCTTTACCAACCGGTTCCTGTCCCTGGGAGGCCGCATCCGCAGCCTTCACGACCAGTACATGAAATCCGGGGATGCCGGCATCCGCGCCCAGATCGAGAACCTGCGCGTACGCGTGCACATGATCCGCCACATGCAGGGGTACGGCGTCATGTCCATGCTCGCCTGCATCTTTTCCATGGTCTGCATCTTTCAGGAATGGCTGCTGGCCGGGCAGATCCTGTTTGGCCTGAGCCTGATCTTCCTGATCATCTCCCTGGTCTACTCCTTCATGGAGATACGCATTTCCATCAAGGCCCTGGACATCCTGCTCAAGGACATGGAGCAATAA
- a CDS encoding sigma 54-interacting transcriptional regulator produces the protein MDPSVVRPVIHSSWERCRRANMPSGSLPLCPIDTPALEKAIAFNRHLVESAKLIMDKLAHSIHLSKSVVTLVDTTGLVLYASATSQDLDNVPYGMPGRRCDEATIGTNGMGLCIIEKKAIHVVASEHYSSSLHYLSCSASPIHDPDGQFVGALNLAIDTENFHQHTLGLVEAATHAIEEQLRLRSLVHNQKVILEQLDEGVIVLGCDGVITSINPQASKMLGLDTQPVGDRIQIYIPSSTVLQSILADRNAFHDREVSFELREGKLFCTLSCVPFGDSGVILTLRGVKRMRHYAARVAGAKAVYTFDNIVGGSAALHETLRLTQVASQSGATTLLVGESGTGKELFAQAIHNASNRRKEPFVVVNCGALPRNLVQSELFGYVAGAFSGALKEGSPGKFELADGGTLFLDEIGEMPLEAQVSLLRLLQESEVTRLGGKQAKRIDVRIIAATNKDLPGAVRNKAFREDLYYRLNVLTITIPPLRQRYGDVELLIQVFLNKFVTTLRKKPLQLSDEAMTALKTYQWPGNIRELENCMERLVNVAQGNTIDVVDLPQDIVAGEKQESLTGPGGGALSLKGFQKSIIQETLRETNGNLRRASTILNISRTTMYAKLKQYRIEVDAFREA, from the coding sequence GTGGACCCCAGTGTGGTGCGCCCGGTGATCCACAGTTCCTGGGAACGCTGCCGCCGAGCCAATATGCCCAGTGGTTCCCTGCCGCTATGCCCCATTGATACGCCCGCCCTGGAAAAGGCCATTGCCTTCAATCGACATCTGGTGGAAAGCGCAAAACTCATCATGGACAAGTTGGCGCACTCCATTCATTTGTCGAAAAGCGTTGTCACGCTGGTCGATACAACCGGACTGGTGCTCTACGCCTCGGCAACAAGCCAGGACCTCGACAATGTTCCCTACGGCATGCCGGGACGGCGATGCGACGAAGCCACCATCGGCACCAACGGCATGGGGCTGTGTATTATCGAAAAAAAGGCGATCCATGTTGTTGCTTCGGAGCATTACAGTTCCTCGCTGCACTATCTCAGCTGTTCTGCTTCTCCCATTCATGATCCCGACGGACAATTTGTCGGCGCGCTCAATCTGGCCATCGATACGGAGAATTTCCATCAGCATACCTTGGGGCTGGTGGAAGCAGCCACCCACGCCATCGAGGAACAGCTCCGGTTGCGAAGTCTGGTACACAACCAAAAGGTTATTCTGGAACAACTGGACGAAGGCGTCATCGTCCTCGGATGCGACGGCGTCATCACCAGCATCAACCCTCAGGCAAGCAAGATGCTCGGTCTGGACACCCAGCCCGTAGGCGACAGAATACAGATATACATACCTTCCAGCACGGTACTCCAATCCATCCTGGCCGATCGAAACGCTTTTCACGACCGGGAGGTCTCATTCGAATTGCGTGAGGGGAAACTTTTCTGCACCTTGTCCTGTGTCCCCTTCGGAGACTCCGGGGTGATCTTGACTCTGCGGGGCGTCAAACGCATGCGCCACTATGCGGCACGGGTGGCAGGGGCCAAGGCGGTCTATACCTTTGACAATATCGTCGGGGGTTCCGCTGCCTTGCATGAGACACTGCGCCTGACGCAGGTCGCGTCACAGAGCGGAGCCACCACGCTGCTGGTTGGTGAATCGGGCACGGGCAAGGAGTTGTTTGCCCAGGCCATCCACAACGCCAGCAACCGGCGCAAAGAGCCGTTTGTGGTGGTCAACTGCGGCGCACTGCCGCGTAACCTCGTGCAGAGCGAGCTGTTCGGATACGTGGCCGGAGCCTTTTCCGGGGCACTGAAGGAGGGCAGTCCGGGTAAATTCGAACTGGCGGACGGCGGAACATTGTTTCTTGACGAGATCGGCGAAATGCCTCTGGAGGCACAGGTGAGCCTGTTGCGCCTGCTCCAGGAAAGCGAAGTCACCCGGTTGGGCGGTAAACAGGCCAAGCGCATCGATGTCCGCATTATTGCGGCAACCAACAAAGACCTTCCCGGCGCCGTTCGCAACAAGGCCTTTCGTGAAGACCTTTATTACCGCCTGAATGTCCTGACCATCACGATCCCCCCTTTGCGCCAGCGCTACGGCGATGTGGAACTGCTGATTCAGGTTTTCCTGAACAAATTCGTCACGACCCTGCGAAAAAAACCGCTGCAGCTCTCCGATGAAGCCATGACCGCCCTGAAGACATACCAGTGGCCGGGCAATATCCGTGAACTGGAAAACTGCATGGAACGGTTGGTGAATGTGGCCCAAGGCAATACCATCGACGTTGTTGACCTGCCCCAGGATATTGTTGCCGGTGAGAAGCAGGAATCTCTCACAGGGCCCGGTGGCGGCGCTCTGTCGCTCAAAGGATTCCAAAAATCGATCATTCAGGAGACATTGCGTGAAACCAATGGCAATTTGCGCCGTGCCTCGACAATTCTCAACATCTCCCGAACCACCATGTATGCCAAACTCAAGCAGTATCGCATCGAGGTGGATGCATTCCGCGAAGCGTAA
- a CDS encoding iron-containing alcohol dehydrogenase: protein MALQEQVYGFFIPSMTLIGIGASKQIPEKIKALGGSKPLLVTDKGVVAVGVCKQVTDLLDAASMEYVVYDETVPNPTDKNVEDGIALYKKNKCDSLITLGGGSSHDCGKGIGLIVSNGGKIHDYEGIDKATKPLMPYLAVNTTAGTASEMTRFAVITDTSRHVKMAIADWRITPGIAIDDPVLMVGMPPALTASTGMDALTHSVEAFVSTIATPITNACATESIKLIFKYLRRAVANGQDLEAREGMCFAQYLAGMAFNNASLGYVHAMAHQLGGLYNLPHGECNALLLPYIEEFNLIAKVEEFAEMAEIMGENTDGLSPRDAAELALKAIRQLSVDVGIPETLTELGKRYGKEVKASDIPIMTANAQLDICKFTNPRCATDDEITEIYLKAL, encoded by the coding sequence ATGGCGCTTCAAGAACAGGTGTACGGCTTTTTTATTCCCAGCATGACATTGATAGGTATTGGCGCATCCAAGCAGATACCTGAAAAGATCAAAGCGCTCGGTGGCAGCAAGCCTCTGCTCGTTACCGACAAAGGCGTCGTGGCTGTCGGCGTCTGCAAACAGGTAACCGATCTGCTCGACGCCGCATCCATGGAATACGTCGTATATGATGAAACCGTCCCGAACCCCACGGACAAGAACGTCGAGGACGGTATTGCACTTTACAAGAAAAACAAGTGTGACAGCCTCATCACGCTGGGTGGCGGTTCCTCGCACGACTGCGGCAAGGGCATAGGGCTAATTGTCTCAAACGGAGGCAAAATCCACGACTATGAAGGCATTGACAAGGCCACCAAACCATTGATGCCTTACCTGGCAGTCAACACCACGGCTGGAACAGCCTCGGAAATGACCCGTTTTGCGGTTATTACGGATACATCACGCCACGTCAAAATGGCCATTGCAGACTGGCGCATCACTCCGGGCATCGCTATTGACGATCCCGTTCTCATGGTCGGCATGCCGCCTGCCCTTACGGCTTCCACCGGCATGGATGCCTTGACCCACTCAGTGGAGGCGTTTGTTTCCACGATCGCAACCCCCATCACCAATGCCTGCGCCACTGAGTCGATCAAGCTGATATTCAAGTACCTGCGCAGGGCAGTGGCAAACGGACAGGATCTGGAAGCCCGTGAAGGCATGTGTTTTGCCCAGTACCTGGCCGGCATGGCATTCAATAACGCCAGCCTTGGCTATGTGCATGCCATGGCCCATCAGCTTGGCGGTCTCTATAACCTGCCGCATGGCGAATGCAATGCCCTGCTCCTGCCCTATATCGAAGAGTTCAATCTGATCGCAAAGGTCGAAGAGTTTGCCGAAATGGCAGAGATCATGGGGGAGAATACGGACGGTCTGTCACCCCGCGACGCTGCCGAACTGGCATTGAAGGCCATCCGTCAGTTGTCGGTCGATGTCGGTATCCCGGAGACCCTGACAGAACTGGGCAAACGCTATGGCAAAGAAGTCAAGGCATCCGATATTCCCATCATGACGGCCAATGCCCAGCTGGATATCTGCAAGTTCACCAATCCGCGTTGCGCCACGGATGATGAAATCACGGAAATATACCTCAAGGCGCTGTAA
- a CDS encoding Fic family protein: MQNWSLIVPESQDLGRLKDIAQDLVASSASLEGRVAPETARILGGHLRLINSYYSNLIEGHKSTLRGIEDAMNKRFDANVEKRYAQDLCAAHVLAEKELMADLENGTIGDVASPASLKLIHSRFYSHLSADHLFTHDREGFTDIPVLPGEFRDRLISVGPNAAVGASIGPSPEELERALQQFADDYGSSHFFGDERLVAMAASHHRLTWLHPFRDGNGRVSRLFSTLYMARCGVNKANLWSLSRGLSKNKDAYMINLFSCDPVRKGEVSVHTPSEVLADFIEFMFEVCLDQIQFMSGLLSLETIEGRIEWYVHANSKKHGGSLHPDSSRLLRAAFMQGEVPRGEAGKILNKATSTARKIVKELIEAGLLTSDSPKSSLKVALPSKALSFYFPALYDPSVVGEDYMAMIEKK, from the coding sequence ATGCAAAATTGGTCCTTGATAGTCCCTGAAAGCCAGGACCTTGGACGTTTGAAAGATATCGCCCAGGATCTGGTAGCCTCCTCTGCTTCTCTGGAAGGCAGGGTTGCGCCCGAGACCGCTAGAATTCTTGGCGGCCACCTTCGGCTGATCAACAGTTATTACAGCAATCTCATTGAAGGTCACAAATCGACGCTTCGGGGCATTGAGGACGCAATGAATAAGCGCTTCGATGCCAATGTAGAGAAACGGTATGCCCAGGATCTGTGTGCCGCTCACGTGTTGGCCGAAAAAGAATTGATGGCGGACCTTGAGAACGGGACCATCGGTGATGTTGCAAGTCCTGCCTCGTTGAAACTCATCCATTCACGATTTTACAGCCACCTTTCTGCTGATCATCTTTTTACTCATGACCGAGAGGGGTTCACGGATATACCGGTTTTACCCGGTGAATTCCGTGACAGGCTTATTTCGGTGGGGCCCAATGCAGCGGTGGGAGCCTCTATCGGTCCTTCTCCCGAAGAGTTGGAGAGAGCGTTGCAGCAATTCGCAGACGACTATGGCTCCAGCCATTTCTTTGGTGACGAGCGGCTTGTTGCAATGGCTGCCTCACATCATCGTTTGACATGGCTACACCCATTCAGAGATGGGAATGGCCGTGTAAGCAGGCTTTTTTCGACTCTCTATATGGCCCGCTGCGGAGTCAACAAAGCCAACCTGTGGTCTTTGTCCCGGGGATTGTCGAAAAATAAAGATGCGTACATGATTAATCTGTTCTCGTGTGACCCTGTCCGAAAGGGGGAAGTGTCCGTGCATACCCCAAGTGAGGTGCTTGCAGACTTCATCGAATTCATGTTTGAGGTCTGCTTGGATCAAATTCAATTCATGAGCGGGCTGCTTTCCCTTGAAACGATTGAAGGGCGTATTGAGTGGTATGTTCATGCAAATTCAAAAAAGCATGGGGGGAGTTTACATCCTGATTCGTCCCGTTTGCTCCGGGCTGCTTTTATGCAGGGAGAAGTCCCCAGGGGTGAAGCCGGTAAGATTCTCAACAAGGCAACCTCCACGGCCAGGAAAATTGTAAAAGAACTCATCGAGGCAGGCCTGCTTACATCGGATTCGCCAAAATCCTCTTTGAAGGTGGCACTTCCATCAAAGGCCCTTTCCTTCTACTTTCCCGCCCTTTATGACCCCAGCGTTGTGGGTGAAGATTATATGGCCATGATTGAGAAAAAATAG
- a CDS encoding alpha/beta hydrolase: MQQRFILFLCALVLFASCGCVARQDRQTVQEQTASVNGVQLGYRIIGSGPPLLLIMGYAGTMDVWDADMVGELARQRAVILFDNRGMGHSTIDDTPLSMKLMASDAAALLDAIGIERADVMGWSMGSIIAQEMALAYPDRVGKVVLYATAVDSAPVKAALDGMGALSHEEFVAQLFPDAWKELHPDIYSQLPSPAIAPPLEVVQRQYEALTNWSGTRERLALMDKDTLVVVGQDDRITPPDQALAAVGLIKGAWLVRFKGADHWLMYQAGKDLALEVEHFLGARENLLLRRASGSEVE; encoded by the coding sequence ATGCAGCAGCGATTTATACTCTTTCTTTGTGCGTTGGTTCTGTTTGCCTCTTGCGGTTGTGTTGCCCGTCAGGACCGGCAGACTGTCCAGGAGCAGACAGCCAGCGTCAACGGCGTGCAGCTTGGATACCGTATTATCGGCAGCGGCCCCCCTCTCTTGTTGATCATGGGCTATGCCGGAACCATGGACGTGTGGGATGCCGACATGGTGGGGGAATTGGCGCGACAGAGGGCCGTAATCCTGTTCGACAACCGCGGCATGGGACATTCAACCATTGACGACACGCCGTTAAGCATGAAGCTGATGGCCTCGGACGCAGCGGCTTTGCTGGATGCCATCGGAATCGAGCGGGCCGACGTCATGGGATGGTCCATGGGGTCGATCATCGCCCAGGAAATGGCGCTCGCGTACCCGGACAGGGTCGGCAAGGTCGTGCTCTATGCAACGGCCGTGGATTCGGCCCCGGTCAAAGCCGCATTGGATGGAATGGGAGCCCTGAGCCATGAGGAATTTGTGGCTCAACTGTTCCCCGACGCCTGGAAAGAACTGCATCCCGATATATATTCCCAACTCCCTTCGCCCGCCATTGCACCGCCGCTTGAAGTTGTCCAACGACAATATGAAGCCTTGACCAACTGGTCCGGGACCAGAGAACGGCTCGCTTTGATGGACAAGGATACACTCGTTGTTGTGGGACAGGATGACCGGATTACGCCCCCGGATCAGGCCCTGGCTGCCGTCGGTCTCATCAAGGGGGCATGGCTCGTCCGATTCAAAGGGGCGGACCACTGGTTGATGTATCAGGCCGGAAAAGACCTGGCCTTGGAGGTTGAGCATTTTCTTGGTGCGCGGGAGAACCTGTTGCTCCGCCGAGCGAGTGGATCAGAGGTAGAATGA